From the genome of Pseudarthrobacter sp. NIBRBAC000502772:
CCCACCGCCTGCTCAAGGAAAACCCTGCGCTCAGCGGCGGCCTCGCACTCCAGATCGGCTTCGGCGCCGGGCTGGTCTTCGGTGCCCAGGTAATCGTCCTTCCTTAGGAACGCCCCATACAGGCCGCATCCGCGGACTGCACCGTTTCCGGCACCCCCTGCCGGCAATAACAAGAAAAGGAGCCATCAATGGCTAGCAACGAAGAGATCCTGGCCGGCTTGGCTGAAATCGTCAACGAAGAAACCGGCCTTGCCCCTGAGGCTGTGGAACTGGACAAGTCCTTCACCGAGGACCTGGACATCGACTCCATCTCCATGATGACCATCGTGGTAAACGCCGAAGAGAAGTTCGGCGTGCGTATCCCGGACGAAGAGGTCAAGAACCTCAAGACTGTGGGCGACGCCGTCAGCTTCATCGCAGGCGCACAGGCCTAGCCAAGGCTTCAGCCCCTTAAGGCTGACTGGACTGCCGGTCCGTGCTCAGGCCGGACCGGCAGTCCACCACATTTTTCGGCAGCCAGCTGCCCCACACGCGGGACCCCGCCGGACAACCGGATACGGCCTGCCCACCGACAGAGAGTGATCCAATGACACGCAAAGTAGTCATTACCGGTCTGGGTGCCACCACGCCCATCGGCGGCGACGTACCCACCATGTGGAACAACGCGCTGAAGGGGGTCTCCGGTGCCCGCACGCTTGAAGATGAATGGGTCGCCAAGTACGAACTGCCTGTCCACTTTGCTGCCCGTTGCTCCACTCCGGCCCTGGAGGTCCTGAGCCGCGTTGAGGCCAAGCGGATGGACCCGTCCACCCAGTTCGGCGTCATCGCTTCGCGTGAAGCCTGGGCCGATTCCGGCATCACCGAGATTGA
Proteins encoded in this window:
- a CDS encoding acyl carrier protein, with translation MASNEEILAGLAEIVNEETGLAPEAVELDKSFTEDLDIDSISMMTIVVNAEEKFGVRIPDEEVKNLKTVGDAVSFIAGAQA